One window of the Mytilus galloprovincialis chromosome 14, xbMytGall1.hap1.1, whole genome shotgun sequence genome contains the following:
- the LOC143059072 gene encoding frizzled-5-like encodes MNMEINSVLRPPSIFCVFLCVIFIFWINFVTASGIDDERKCQEITIPMCKGIGYNLTHFPNQFNHETQEEAGLEVHQFWPLVEIQCSPDLKLFLCSMYAPLCIVNYKKPLPACRSVCERAKAGCAPLMAQYGFAWPERMNCDKLPVYGDKDQLCMDVNQTDRSTPLPPRTQQPYRPGGQGGKRPGSNINPGIKPNTNNNPQTSDQEFQNFGIDHLNIPRINNQCKKKCGCSMVQLDDSSELYGKVKTGGFPNCAMNCTSPYLTPDEVTFTTFWIGLWSVLCCVSTAMTILTFCVDMQRFKYPERPIIFLSACYFMVSIGYIIRMAVGHSAVACDGKMIRYETTGPALCTVVFLLLYFFGMASSIWWVILSLTWFLSAGLKWGQEAIASYSQYFHLAAWLIPSIKSIVVLAMSSVDGDPVAGICYVGNQSVDNLRAFVLAPLFVYLILGTSFLLAGFVSLFRIRSVIKRQGQGKIDKLERLMIRIGVFTVLYTVPATIVIACYFYEQHLKDKWEKSLNCSCQFGEYSPDYSVFMLKYFMCLVVGITSGFWIWTGKTVDSWKKFFGKYFCCKKADDSFHSRHTKLSNQSYPGVKPHPLSQV; translated from the coding sequence ATGAACATGGAGATAAACAGCGTCCTGAGGCCACCaagtattttttgtgtatttttatgtgtaatatttatattttggattAACTTTGTGACAGCTAGTGGAATAGACGATGAACGAAAATGTCAAGAAATAACTATTCCAATGTGCAAAGGAATCGGGTACAATTTAACTCACTTTCCGAATCAGTTCAACCACGAAACACAAGAAGAAGCCGGACTAGAGGTCCACCAGTTTTGGCCCCTGGTGGAGATACAATGTTCACCCGATTTAAAGCTGTTTCTGTGTAGCATGTATGCCCCTCTATGCATCGTAAACTACAAGAAGCCGTTACCAGCATGCCGGTCTGTATGTGAGCGGGCGAAGGCAGGATGTGCACCACTCATGGCTCAGTACGGATTCGCCTGGCCTGAAAGAATGAACTGCGACAAACTTCCAGTCTATGGTGATAAAGATCAACTGTGTATGGATGTAAACCAGACGGATCGATCAACTCCTCTCCCTCCGCGAACACAGCAACCATATCGTCCCGGGGGCCAAGGAGGAAAACGCCCGGGCTCTAATATCAATCCGGGAATAAAGCCTAATACAAACAATAATCCACAAACTTCTGATcaagaatttcaaaattttggAATAGATCATCTAAATATTCCTAGAATCAATAATCAATGTAAAAAGAAATGTGGATGCAGCATGGTTCAATTAGACGATTCAAGTGAACTGTATGGTAAAGTAAAAACCGGAGGGTTTCCGAACTGTGCTATGAACTGTACGAGTCCGTACTTAACACCAGATGAAGTTACGTTCACTACATTCTGGATTGGCTTGTGGTCGGTTCTATGCTGTGTATCAACTGCCATGACGATTCTTACGTTTTGTGTTGATATGCAGCGTTTTAAATATCCCGAACGACCGATTATATTCCTCAGCGCTTGTTATTTTATGGTCAGCATCGGCTATATTATACGCATGGCAGTTGGACATTCTGCGGTTGCCTGTGACGGCAAAATGATTCGATACGAAACGACTGGACCGGCTCTGTGTACTGTTGTGTTTCTACTGCTGTATTTCTTTGGAATGGCGTCATCAATATGGTGGGTAATTCTTTCGTTAACTTGGTTCTTGTCAGCAGGATTAAAATGGGGACAAGAAGCTATTGCCAGTTACTCTCAATACTTTCATCTTGCCGCTTGGCTCATTCCATCAATAAAGTCGATTGTCGTCCTTGCAATGTCGTCTGTTGATGGCGATCCCGTCGCCGGAATTTGCTACGTCGGAAACCAGAGCGTAGACAATTTGAGGGCATTTGTTCTAGCCCCTCTTTTCGTTTATCTTATTTTAGGTACTTCATTCCTTTTAGCGGGATTTGTTTCCTTGTTTCGAATTAGGAGTGTAATTAAAAGACAAGGACAGGGTAAAATAGACAAATTAGAACGCCTCATGATCAGGATTGGCGTTTTTACTGTGTTATACACTGTTCCAGCTACAATTGTAATTGCGTGCTATTTTTACGAACAACATTTGAAAGACAAATGGGAGAAATCATTAAACTGCTCGTGTCAATTCGGTGAATACTCCCCAGACTATTCAGTATTCATGTTAAAATACTTTATGTGCTTAGTGGTCGGAATCACTTCCGGTTTCTGGATATGGACTGGAAAGACAGTTGATTCGTGGAAGAAATTCTTTGGAAAATACTTTTGTTGTAAAAAAGCAGACGATAGTTTCCATTCAAGACATACGAAACTGTCAAATCAGTCGTATCCTGGGGTTAAACCGCATCCATTAAGTCAggtttaa